A part of Candidatus Bathyarchaeota archaeon genomic DNA contains:
- a CDS encoding coenzyme F420-0:L-glutamate ligase: protein MKIVFKTYAIKTKYWRPGENYLQEIIKSVAGKISDSDFLVISEKAISIANGNIVDEGKVQPSLNAKLIAKLWMPIIWGYVLGLICHLRPKLIQQLRKYPQDAGSRHKQVALQYAGLLQALMFGSEGGIDGTNLPYSYVCLPLKNAQEIAEKIHRKIFETLGKRVCVIIVDTDKTYSFRNFHFTPRPNSIKGIHPCGGFITYVVGRMLKLRRRATPLAVAGCKISAENALTIAELANRARGFGAGRTVWEMAERFKVGVAEVSWEMLETIKHKPIVIVHATSPAKSTQNCKLHRHENR from the coding sequence TTGAAAATTGTTTTTAAGACTTATGCTATAAAAACTAAATACTGGCGACCGGGCGAAAACTACTTACAAGAAATAATCAAAAGTGTCGCTGGAAAAATCTCGGACAGCGACTTCTTAGTCATATCAGAAAAAGCCATTTCCATTGCAAATGGCAACATTGTGGATGAAGGCAAAGTGCAGCCAAGCCTAAACGCAAAATTGATCGCCAAGCTATGGATGCCCATAATATGGGGTTATGTTTTAGGACTCATCTGCCACCTACGACCAAAATTAATACAACAACTTCGAAAGTATCCGCAAGATGCTGGAAGCCGCCACAAACAGGTTGCTCTTCAATATGCTGGTTTGTTACAAGCCCTCATGTTCGGCTCCGAGGGAGGCATAGATGGAACAAATCTTCCTTACTCGTATGTTTGCCTACCACTAAAAAATGCCCAAGAAATAGCTGAAAAAATTCACAGAAAAATTTTTGAAACGCTTGGGAAGAGAGTCTGCGTCATAATTGTCGACACTGATAAAACATACTCGTTCAGAAACTTTCACTTCACGCCAAGACCAAACTCCATCAAAGGAATCCACCCATGCGGCGGCTTTATAACGTACGTTGTTGGACGAATGCTGAAACTTAGAAGGAGAGCAACGCCCTTAGCGGTTGCCGGATGCAAGATTTCAGCCGAGAATGCTCTAACAATTGCAGAGCTTGCGAACCGCGCTAGAGGCTTCGGCGCCGGCAGAACCGTCTGGGAAATGGCTGAAAGGTTTAAAGTTGGTGTAGCTGAAGTAAGCTGGGAAATGCTTGAAACGATAAAGCATAAACCAATAGTTATAGTTCATGCAACTTCACCTGCAAAATCTACACAAAATTGTAAACTTCATAGGCATGAGAACCGTTAA
- a CDS encoding orotate phosphoribosyltransferase has protein sequence MPQEDVKVEVCKILNKIGALQFGTFKLTSGKISPYYIDLRVVPSFPDAFKRICDIYTSFVKETVGVENFDRVSGTPMAGMPFATIIAYNLKKPFIYIRKGVRLHGRQRRVEGVLAPGDRVLLVDDLITTGLSLRRAAKTVIAEGGVVNDAVVLLDREEGGEEKLCKSGIRLHAVVKISEAANMLYETGAINEEQLKTILKQVKK, from the coding sequence ATGCCACAGGAAGACGTAAAGGTTGAAGTGTGTAAAATCCTAAACAAGATTGGAGCGCTGCAATTTGGAACATTTAAACTTACCAGCGGCAAAATAAGCCCTTACTATATAGACCTCCGTGTGGTCCCAAGCTTTCCAGACGCTTTCAAGCGAATATGCGACATATACACGAGCTTTGTGAAAGAAACAGTGGGTGTTGAAAACTTTGACAGGGTTTCTGGAACACCCATGGCAGGCATGCCTTTCGCCACTATAATCGCTTACAACCTCAAAAAACCCTTCATATATATCCGGAAGGGAGTGCGCCTGCACGGAAGGCAAAGGAGGGTTGAAGGTGTTTTGGCTCCAGGTGACCGTGTTTTGTTGGTTGATGACCTCATTACAACAGGGCTGTCGCTTAGACGGGCAGCCAAAACAGTCATTGCTGAAGGGGGAGTTGTAAATGACGCTGTGGTTCTCCTCGACAGAGAGGAGGGGGGAGAAGAAAAACTCTGCAAGAGTGGAATTAGGCTTCATGCAGTGGTAAAAATCAGCGAGGCAGCCAACATGCTTTATGAAACAGGTGCAATAAATGAAGAGCAATTAAAAACTATTTTGAAACAAGTTAAAAAGTGA
- a CDS encoding FAD-dependent thymidylate synthase: MRVKLLRYTADPELLCGAAALTSSKGGYPSEMFESMDLERARQIVKRVTGYGHMSVIEHASFTFSIEDVSRALTHQLVRHRLASYTQQSQRYVKYDILKSYVVPPSINANPEAKKLFDETLERISETYNKLLEMGIHKEDARYILPNAAKTNIVVTMNARELRHFFNLRCCTRSQWELREVATEMLRQVKQVAPSLFENAGPTCVELGYCPEGKMKPPECNIEEIKKRFKNL, encoded by the coding sequence ATGAGGGTTAAGCTTCTCCGTTATACGGCGGATCCGGAACTTCTCTGTGGAGCTGCAGCGCTAACCTCATCTAAAGGCGGGTACCCCTCTGAAATGTTTGAGAGCATGGACTTGGAAAGGGCTAGGCAGATTGTTAAACGCGTCACTGGCTACGGGCACATGTCTGTTATTGAGCATGCCTCCTTTACTTTTAGTATTGAAGATGTTTCTAGGGCTTTGACGCACCAGCTTGTGCGTCATCGCCTTGCCTCCTACACACAGCAGAGCCAACGCTACGTGAAATATGACATTTTGAAAAGCTATGTGGTTCCACCGTCCATAAACGCTAACCCGGAAGCCAAAAAACTGTTTGATGAAACCCTAGAACGCATATCAGAAACCTACAACAAGCTTCTGGAAATGGGAATCCACAAAGAGGATGCACGTTATATTCTGCCCAACGCTGCGAAAACCAACATCGTCGTAACCATGAACGCTCGGGAACTCCGCCACTTCTTTAATCTGCGCTGTTGCACACGCTCCCAATGGGAACTCCGTGAAGTAGCAACCGAAATGCTTCGCCAAGTAAAACAGGTTGCGCCATCCCTTTTCGAAAACGCTGGACCTACATGCGTGGAGCTCGGCTACTGTCCAGAAGGCAAAATGAAGCCGCCGGAATGCAACATTGAGGAAATTAAAAAGCGTTTCAAAAATCTCTGA
- a CDS encoding TATA-box-binding protein, with product MPKVKPIISIENVVASATLNQKVDLNAVVKGYPGVEYRPEQFPGLVFRLKRPKTATLIFNSGKMVCTGAKSEKEAKRAVMKVIKELKRGGIIIISKPELKIQNIVASASLGGMIDLEKAAYTLGKTMYEPEQFPGLIYRMDDPKVVILLFASGKLVCTGAKREQDVYDAVNKLHEILEEKGLIFYE from the coding sequence ATGCCCAAGGTTAAACCTATAATAAGTATAGAAAACGTCGTTGCATCTGCAACCTTAAACCAAAAAGTGGACTTAAACGCAGTTGTTAAAGGCTATCCTGGTGTCGAGTATCGTCCAGAGCAGTTTCCAGGGCTGGTTTTCAGGCTTAAACGTCCTAAAACAGCTACTTTAATCTTCAATTCTGGCAAGATGGTTTGTACTGGAGCTAAATCTGAGAAGGAAGCTAAAAGAGCTGTTATGAAGGTTATCAAGGAACTGAAAAGAGGTGGAATAATTATTATTAGTAAACCTGAACTTAAAATCCAGAACATTGTGGCATCCGCCAGTCTTGGTGGAATGATAGATCTGGAGAAGGCTGCTTACACACTTGGAAAAACTATGTATGAGCCTGAACAGTTTCCAGGGTTGATTTACCGCATGGACGATCCGAAGGTGGTTATACTGCTTTTCGCCAGCGGCAAACTTGTTTGCACTGGAGCGAAAAGAGAACAAGACGTCTACGACGCTGTCAACAAACTTCATGAAATACTGGAGGAAAAAGGGCTCATATTCTACGAGTAG
- a CDS encoding MBL fold metallo-hydrolase, with protein MAIEKTPGKNEIMFVWFNRYAGVTIKTPTKTLVVDPVDVKAKIFQKVDAVLITHEHYDHLDPSLVAEIHKFSQCLVIADQTSARRLRNTIPQEKLSQVQPGLEITLGEVSVKAEKCNHPPASTPVSYIITSEDGVKIFHTADSLPYPEMAAIGEREKFDVVFCTVGIAPGASPETGFEIARLTKPKVAVPYHTGSNADLKKFSELLKKEMPKTTCLIPETGKVYQVSKKV; from the coding sequence ATGGCAATCGAGAAAACGCCTGGAAAAAATGAGATAATGTTTGTGTGGTTTAACCGCTATGCTGGAGTGACCATAAAAACCCCGACGAAAACTCTTGTCGTAGATCCTGTTGATGTTAAAGCTAAAATTTTCCAGAAAGTTGATGCCGTGCTAATAACCCACGAGCACTACGATCATTTGGATCCTTCACTGGTTGCGGAGATCCACAAGTTTTCCCAATGCTTAGTTATAGCCGATCAAACTTCAGCGAGGAGACTACGCAACACTATTCCACAAGAAAAGCTCAGCCAAGTTCAACCAGGATTGGAGATTACATTAGGCGAGGTTTCTGTCAAGGCTGAGAAGTGCAACCATCCACCTGCGTCTACGCCCGTGTCCTACATAATTACAAGCGAGGATGGCGTCAAAATTTTCCATACAGCAGACAGTCTTCCATACCCGGAGATGGCAGCCATAGGTGAAAGAGAAAAATTTGACGTTGTTTTCTGCACCGTTGGAATTGCTCCGGGAGCTTCTCCAGAAACAGGATTTGAAATAGCAAGGCTTACCAAGCCTAAGGTGGCTGTTCCATATCATACCGGTTCAAACGCTGACTTAAAGAAGTTTAGCGAACTTTTAAAGAAGGAAATGCCCAAAACTACATGTTTAATTCCTGAGACTGGCAAGGTTTACCAAGTTTCAAAAAAGGTGTAG
- a CDS encoding ferredoxin, giving the protein MVVLKSNDVEVEAALIAAKLMVASARTAPKARGEDKITAAIVTGDEKEALANRMVELAVPGLPEERIRKQVVNVKNADAVVLIGVKIDAEKDENERIMRLVDLGIAIGSAVKTASLLNIDNRVMFTVGKAAQSLKLIDGDVVFGIPISVRGSNIFFDRYDPLKTHWQEELPAR; this is encoded by the coding sequence ATGGTTGTGCTCAAGTCAAACGATGTGGAAGTTGAGGCTGCTTTAATAGCAGCTAAGTTGATGGTTGCATCTGCAAGAACTGCACCTAAAGCACGTGGAGAAGATAAGATCACCGCTGCTATTGTAACCGGAGATGAAAAAGAAGCGCTTGCCAATAGAATGGTGGAGTTAGCTGTGCCGGGCCTTCCGGAAGAGCGTATTCGCAAACAAGTTGTTAACGTAAAAAATGCTGATGCAGTTGTTTTAATTGGAGTGAAAATCGATGCAGAAAAAGATGAAAACGAGCGCATCATGAGATTAGTGGATTTGGGTATTGCTATTGGTTCAGCTGTTAAAACCGCAAGCTTGCTGAATATAGATAACAGGGTAATGTTCACCGTTGGCAAAGCGGCTCAAAGTTTGAAGCTTATAGATGGAGATGTTGTCTTCGGCATACCTATCTCAGTTAGGGGTAGCAATATCTTCTTCGATCGATATGATCCATTGAAAACGCATTGGCAAGAGGAACTACCAGCTCGCTAA
- a CDS encoding M48 family metalloprotease, translated as MGRLAELKLAMGTSIFLAAFIFALFLTAVMIVLQVSVLYALILTVLFILFQYLIGPAIVASSTGLRYLEKGENPWLEETVRELAVKAGLPMPKLAIVPDGTPNAFVFGRMAKDATLAVHEGLLKKLNKDEIRGVIGHELGHIKHKDFIVMTVLSALPLIAYIIARATWEAGRWAPTSRKQEEGSSIKAAFFAAALISYIVYIISLLCVRGLSRLREHYADAYSAYLTGSPRSLQSALAKITYGLSLSPRPPSGARPFYIGDPATAKLEISSIIEKKAEYDLDKDGVLDERELELAMEKEAQSTWTKINTWFSTHPPTFKRILLLREIEMEMESGKYTVDRIYEKI; from the coding sequence TTGGGAAGGCTGGCTGAGCTTAAGCTTGCCATGGGCACATCTATATTCCTCGCTGCCTTTATATTTGCCCTCTTCTTAACCGCGGTAATGATAGTTCTCCAAGTGAGCGTCTTATACGCTTTGATCCTCACTGTCCTCTTCATACTCTTCCAGTACCTTATTGGGCCAGCTATTGTAGCAAGCTCCACGGGGCTACGCTACTTGGAGAAGGGTGAAAACCCATGGCTTGAAGAAACCGTAAGAGAGCTCGCCGTAAAGGCCGGGCTGCCAATGCCCAAACTTGCAATAGTGCCGGACGGGACGCCTAACGCCTTCGTGTTCGGCAGAATGGCCAAGGATGCCACACTGGCAGTTCACGAAGGCCTATTGAAGAAGCTCAATAAGGACGAGATTAGAGGCGTTATAGGCCACGAGCTCGGCCACATAAAACATAAAGACTTCATTGTTATGACTGTGCTTTCCGCCTTGCCGCTCATTGCATATATAATCGCGCGAGCCACTTGGGAAGCTGGAAGATGGGCGCCGACGTCAAGAAAGCAGGAAGAGGGGAGCAGCATTAAAGCAGCCTTTTTCGCCGCAGCCTTAATCTCCTATATTGTCTACATTATTTCACTTTTATGCGTTAGGGGGTTAAGCCGTCTCCGCGAACATTACGCGGATGCCTACTCCGCCTACTTAACTGGTTCGCCTCGAAGCCTCCAAAGCGCCTTGGCGAAAATTACTTATGGCTTGTCACTTTCGCCTAGACCACCTTCCGGAGCTAGACCTTTCTATATAGGGGATCCGGCGACCGCTAAGCTTGAGATATCCTCAATAATAGAGAAAAAGGCTGAATATGACCTCGACAAAGACGGTGTTTTAGACGAGCGGGAACTTGAACTAGCCATGGAAAAGGAAGCTCAATCCACATGGACAAAAATCAACACATGGTTCTCCACGCATCCGCCAACCTTCAAGCGCATTTTATTGCTGCGTGAAATTGAAATGGAAATGGAGAGCGGAAAATACACAGTCGACCGCATATACGAGAAAATCTAG